Sequence from the Magallana gigas chromosome 4, xbMagGiga1.1, whole genome shotgun sequence genome:
GTCAGTTAAGAAGCAACGATTACCAACAGCATGAGATCGTGATTACAGACTGATACTGTCAGATACAGAATCTTATTCTATGGATAATTCAGAGAACAGATTCTGTGGGCAGATTCAAAGAGATCATCTCTCAggtttggtaaaaaaaatctctttttgaaattttcatgaaattaatataaattttttgttgttgtaatggTTATTTTCATGTTGTAAAATAGCCTTGAAATTACCTAGTAGTTATACAACcataaattttaaagttgaatATATACTGCTAACactatttaaagaaatttcactGCTCTATAGAAAGTAAATATTACTGTTCAgcagatttatttgaaaatattgctTGAACTGATTGCACAGGGCTTCATTTGAGTACTGGTGTACTGGTAATGGCGGAAATTAACTTCAAActtaaataataaatcattcatAGTCACCAGCTGTATTGATCAAGGTCAATGCAAAGCttcacagaaaaaaattaattatttcagcACCGAATTAAACCTGCATAACTTTTTCAATCAATCTGAACTAACtaatttttgatgaaattcatcttgttgaaaatcaataaacctaCAACTTTGAGATTGGTCATGATCATAAGATATTGAACTGATGGTTTGATATGTACTGAATTTTCAATGTGCCATCATGATTAAGTTTTGATAGAATACCAGATAATCAATAAAGGTTTCTTGGCTTCTATTTATCAATGCTCTCATTCATATGGTTTTtatagcaacaaaaaaaaacaacttataaaTGCTGTAGAAACAAgatgtttgttaaaaaataataaattcaagggaggaaaatattattttaactttgaactCATCAACGACCTTGACACTATATAATTGCTTTTGACCTCATCCATGACCTTGGCTCCATAAATTAACTTTGACCCTACCAATGCCCTTGACCCTACAATTTCAGTCAAACAAATAAACGGCCTCGTAAAGCCCATATCTTGTCATTAAAAGAATTACAAATATGGAAAATGAAATGAACAGTCAGTACTGTATCTGTGGAGGTGAAGCAATTAGGTTATAACTTACAGATTACATGTGGTACATAAATGACACTAATTAACTTACCTTTAAGGCTTGAACAGTTATTGTCAGCTCTCGTTCTCCTGTAGCCTCGTTTTCAATTAAACGAGCTCTATATCCACCAAACCGGCTATTTTTTGGTAAATCCTCTCTGGCCTGCATCATACCAGCCCTATAGTCTTCAAGGGACTTGATCGTATcggctgaattttttttctttttcgggCTGGGGCTGTTATTAACACTCTCTTCCTCTTGTTGAAGTGGCACTACTGATTGCGGCCATCTTGCTCCGGCCACCGTAGACTGTGGCATGTGGACCAGTTCTTTTTCACCCTCGATGTGCGCCACCAGATCATCGATCTCATTATCCACATCAATACCTGCCAGTTTTGCCTTGTTTTTCTTCTTGcgctttttcttctttttatgcCCCTCGGCTTTGCACTCTGCAACTGAAATGCTGTCCATAGGGTCACCTTTCCGGCTACTCAAGATCAAGCACTCCTGACACTTgtctgaatctgagccatatgcAAACTTAGCGTAATGCAAAAAGTCTCGAAAATTATCCCCAGTCAGTGAATCTCTCCAATCCGACAACTCGTCCATGAAGGGGGCATAAAGAGGATTTTTTTCGTCATTAAAACGCGGATCCCCTAGTCTCCAGTAGCTAACAAAACTTGGACCGTTTCTTTTGCCGttaaatttttcatgaaaatatttgGTGCTGCAATCGTCCAGGCATTTTTCACACATGATCACATTGCTGCATTTGTTACCGTTTCCATTAATTAGGATTTCCGACGGAACCCAATAAGACTCGTCGCCCTCGTCCAAAGTTGGAGCATCCAACCATCGCCTCAAACATCGAATTGCCGATCCACCAAATCGTAAATAAATGGGGCTGACCACATAAACCTTCAAAGCAACAAAAAGTGCTTAGTTTAGCAATACCTGTACTTGGAAAATTCTCTGATAAATTTCTTCATATAAAAGATACATGGTAAACTTAAAAAAGAACATGTAaggatattcatttttcatttttcaaggCATGTGCAGGTGTAAAATTCTGAGGTAGGAATCCCCATGATGATATAGAAGATGCTATAATAACAGCACTGGTTATAATAacaataatcattaaaaatcttattttcacttttacataaatctgttaaaaatgttaaaaaggtAACTCCTTGGGACTTGAAATTCATTATTTCTTTATAGCCAAGATTCTTCATATCCAGATACATATAAgcatgtatgttttaaattcaaaatattgggGATGTTGAAAAGACAAAGTGGAACCGTCTTTATGAcgaatatatcatttataattcACATTTCCGAGTCAACTTTGAGACCTATATAGCTGAGATAGGAATTAATGAAACTCATACCTTTAGATAGGAACTTTTTTGATCTGGTGGACCAAAGAATCTCCTGAATAGAtccctgaaaataaaattagaacTCAGATGGAGAAAAAGGTCCATGCTTATTATTTCCTCAGAGAATGTCACAATACTCTGCTTTCATCAattttcgttgaataccaattttcgcggatttcgttgttaagttgatccacgaaatttaatgttcattgaagttcaatttcaactaacattttgtattgataggatcattggccacgaaattacgtatccttgaaactattggttttcagaaaatccacgaaaattgatacccacgaaaattaatgaaaccacaataCCATATCTGTGGTAGAATTGAAAGGATGGAGTGGTCAACATATGACCCTATAAAACAGATCAACCTTAACTCTTTTAGACCTGATATTTTTAGCTATCAAGTATTGGGCCACccttaaaaaatgtttgtttggaattgccgccTGGGGTTTCTAGACCCAGGAGAAAtatagggatttttttttccaattttttcaaaaatttaactaattaaaaacttgtaaaaaataaaaatctccaaataaaaacaaaattctttattttttgctaatAAAAGTTTTTCAGCAGGGGATATTTCAATGAGGCGGGAGGcaattccaaaaaaataataattatatttttgccTTATTTAGTAATTATAAGTTTtaagtttcataaatttttaactttattgttttcttaaatCTTTACACAAAGctcttcttttcaaaatactgtagattccttattttatgcgagtacttaattccgaaATTCAACCATTtcccatcaaatcgcgagaacataaaattgcaaatgccaaaattttatcatagtttcatgtagtttacatatgttcgaaaattaaaagcgagattttaaaattcgtgaGACAAGCTTGAAGCGAGATATATTccttgcatttaattaggatTTTACAGTAGTCTAAATATGGCCACAACCATCCAATCCCCTTAAAAGAAATTCGTAACTGTATTTGAATCATTCATTTCAATAACACATTACATACCTTGTATCTCTCAAGTAGAATGGATCTTtggctaaaaaaataaaataaaagtcaaatattCGTATGACTGGctatcagaaaaaattaaaccacAAAAACACTATTCACCAAGTAGACCTCTTGAAAAGAGGCTTAACTTTTCTAAGTATAAAGGATATACACTTGCCAAATGATTTTGAATCTAAATCTTTGAATCTTTCTCGATTCTGGGCCAGTTTAGCGATGTCATCAATGAAGCTTCTGGCTTTTCCCTCTCTGCCTGAAAATTACACAGATGAAAATGTtccattaaatctttttaaaaaaaacttagtaCATCACAATCTCCCCCCTTCCAAACCATCCTTAATATAAACACATTATCAGAAACTTAAAATAAGCTGCTCACCTTCCTCTAACAGAACTGGATATGCtgaatgaaataataataagaGGCCCATCGGCCACATCggtcacttgagctttcagctcaggtgagctaataaaaagaatacaaactgaaatcaatcaatcaaactAACCTTCTACAAAGttttcatgaataaaaatgaatgctTGGTCTATGAAATCCTCGAACTTAGGAGAGTTGTTGGAGATTTCCTTGATCACGCCATGCCGATTGGTAAAACTGCGAAAGGTTATGGTAAACTTTTTCCAAAATGTCACTCCCTGAAATTAGAAATCCAGCAGTTTTATTACTTATTACTTGtaatattaaacatgttaaagaatttcaagccatgaattttacagtGAAGACTGCACACCTTTGGCAGGTCtgtaaaaaattcattaaagatTATTTAGCTGCTTACACACCACCAACATATGAGTAGTGAAAACCAATTTGAATGGACTTTATTTGCATTCCAGCAAACTATGCAGGGATCAAAAGAACATTGTTGTTGCAAGTAATTCAAACTATGAACCAGTTTTCTTTTGTCTCTTGTTTTTAagcttaaaaatatattgacttAATCATAGTAATTAAAGCAATTCATCACCATTTATCCACAAAGTAAAGTCATCgcaaataaattaaagttattCAAAAGTACCATTATAGCATTCCTTACCTGTTCTTTCCACATACATCTGAAGGCTTCTTTGTGCTTACTGAAGAATATGAACTCCCCCGGAGATATCTCCATATCAAAGAGGTCAAAGTCGGTGTCCGACAAGCGTATCTTCTTCATGGTTGACCTCACTCGCTACACAGACTGAAGGTCACTTACTAGGTTCTTCTTACAATCACTATGTATACAAAGGGTCTTAATACATGCACCTGTAAGATGAAAATAATCTTCTTCTTGAAATGTTGATAACGCTACCTTGAAATCTATAGTCTGTgactctgtcccaagttattgcatTTCAagacagataatctggacatttttcatataagtgaatgaacgtagtttgagcataaaggtatttattattatcaaaatatcaagctAAAAGTgttggaagcaaaaactcgggataGAGAAAATTCCTGGCCGTAAGGACCAATTATTATCAAGTACCAATTTTTATCCCTGCATTGAAATGTTGcatcttaaaatgaaaattaaatgatgAATGTAAAACTAATTTGCAAAAGAAATGTCACCTTCCCCATTTTCTTACAGAGAAAGgaatttaatataattgtatACATTGCTGTGGGAAAGGGGAGAATCTATTCACCTCAACCTTCTTCAGTTCCAGAAACGGACTTGTATCCGGGCTTGCAGATCAATATAAAAGCCcataaaaatttcatacaatgatcaaaaaaattgaatcgatagttcatttttttctactattgatttttttatttgagtcTTTAATTCCTAGAACTGACTAAAACATGTAACGCACGTGTTCGCCAATCTTCTAACAAGAAATCGCATTTAAATTAATTAGctaacatattaaaatataaatctttataATATCTCAGCGTGTGACATACAGTTTAATTTACCTGTCCTCCTTGCCGTGGTCTAcactttctttattttcattttgtgtcTCTAAGACTGGGTTTGGGGATTTCCAGTATGACCCGGAAGTTCTCCTAAATGAAGAACCGTAAAGGAAAGAATTTCATTTCCGGTGTTTTATTGCTATTTGTGGTTTCAAAGTGCAAAACTTAATGCAATTTAAGTTTATGAACGGAAACGCAACAttaacattgtcattttatgcacagatatattgaaaaatcaCACAAGCCTGTTGgatctttttctaaaaataaaatatgtattccaTTTTTAACACACacttacgtacatgtatatatattaggcACTTCCAATCTAAATCGATGTACAAAAAATTTTCATCTCTAACTATAAAATTCCCATCTAAAAATATCTTCCTTTATTGTTCTTATAGTGTATGGATTACTTTTTATACACTCGATTAGATGGAGCGCCTAtgtttcggggggggggggggggggggggtaattacaagtacatgtagattacGTGATTCAAACCGTCTCAATGTAAATCTCAATGTAAATGTCTTTAAGGCCTAGTTTCTGcgtatttttttcttgatagatatatatttttaaatctatacatctatttctttttttagcaTTCCTGCTTCATGACTTTTAGAAAACCGGCAGAAAACGTGATGCGGGGGAAAGGAACgattatgacatcacaatataagtaaacaaattattgaCGTCACGATAAACATACAACAACACCATAGAAACTTACAGGCAAAGTAAATAGCAGCGCGtcaatttcaaaacatatcATTTCGGAGTTTTAAAAATGGGGGTTGCAATTTCGAAGAAGAAAGTGGTCAATTCGTTTGAGAGATTAACGAAACAGACAGCAACAGGCTATGGAACGCTGGAAGGCAAGTGTGAAATGATTGGATTTAAATACTACGATATGATTACCAAAGAACAATTAACTCTGTACCAAGCTCTTGATGATATCATGGCTTATACACGTTCACACAACATGAATCCTAAGGAGGTCCAATACTGTTGGCTATCCCTTCATCTGGGACTTGGTTTGTGTTTCCAGCTTAAAGTAACGGACAGTAAACCCATTCGTCGATTTTTGTTGGAGCTTCTTCAGTACAGTCGCGGGATCGACATGGGCCTGTTCATGAGAGATTTCATGTACTATGATAATCTGGCGGTGTCTAACGAAGCCCTGGACAAAGCTTACTACGTCATTAAAATGGCTGCTGGTTTTGTTGTGGATTTCACGAACAACGAGTTAGGTGAGAAACTATTCAAGGGCCCGGCTAAGACTGCGTATAAGGAACTGATTCAGCAGCGTCGGGCGTATTATATGGATGTCCCTATCGGCCACCCAACTCTTCTGATGACCAGCAATACCTCATCCGATAACCATATCGGAACACAGTGTCTTACTTTGGCGTGCGAAAATTTGAAACCGGAAGTAGTTCTACTTCTGCTCCAATATGGCGCCTCTCCACACGGAAAACCACTCGAACACGTGCTCCGAAACCTCGGATCCCAACAGATTATCGAGGAAGCGATGGGGCAAGGCATATCCGATAATCCTATGGTAATGTTAGAAAAATGTTTAGAATACCTGCTGAGAGCGGTCAAAAACCTTCACATAAACTTCGATGGTCAAACCGTAGCGGATTTGAAGAATAAGTCCCCCCATATTTACTACATGCGGGAGAGTGCCGCTAGATATCTGCCAAGTGACTACTATAAATCGCCTCGGAAGCTGAAACAACTGTGTCGATGTGAAATTCGAGATAATCTCCTGAAAAATGACCAGTTGCCTTCAGGATTTTCCAAACTTCCTGGTCTTACGGACCACCTAAGCCAGTATTTACAGCTTGTGTGTTAGGGCAATCTCAGTTTTACACGAGTTGTCAAACACAAATCATTCAATAACTCCaaattatcttattttaaagttttaaagggacatggtcacgattttttgtctaattttactttccaaattacaatttttttaatgcttaaCTTAGTAATGTCGGCCAAAAGTTTACCTTCAGCTTTCAGGTTAGGTGCAAAATACAAAGCTCAGATTTCTTTGTTGTCTAAACAAAGTTCGTgccatattttatgtttttataagatgttcatttaaatttttctatctgTAAGTTATTTATGAACATAATTTAACCGTTTCATGTGTTTTTGCTTCTTATTCTGCTTTGAATAATGCTTTTTCTATTTACCAACCTAGatgtgaacaaaataaaaacaggaCATGAGCCTTAATTGTTTGTAAACATAATGAAGAATTGTAAGCTACATGCATGTGTCTCGCTCGACAGCTGACGCTATAAGTTTGGCGGAGCATTGACaattaagcattgtaaatattgaaatttgaaaaaagtaaaatttgaagaaaaaaattgccatgcccttttatttatttttttttcttggtaaaaagatttatgtattttataacGATAAGAATAAACTACAGCAGATATGTATATTCtgttttggtttttctttaagaaattcCGGCCCGACAACTTCCGTCCGatattcttaaaattatatgaacatcactaacatttttatacataacaATCTCTATACAATATGAGATAGATCTGTGTGAATCTTTATCGATGTCAAATTTGACTCAGTCTTTTATAGGTACCCGAATCAATGGAGATTCGACTTAATTACGTACCTCTTATTGCCACGCATGCAGTCAATCATGTACGTGAATATTGAACGAGAAGAAACACAGCGCTCACGCGAATTTCAcggaaaaatcaatttgcaCATCACGTgggaaaaattaatttgtgagACAACACAAATTCATATCAAACGTCTAatggtatatatacatatacagtcatgtatCATGTGTATATGGAGGAGAAAAATGCTGAATATATGCCTTTGATTTTCAAGTTTTTCTTGAGAAATACACGATTATATCGATAAGCAGGGTTTTTTATTGGTTTGTTTagtgtgtttttttgtttgggggggggggggggggggggtcctcaAAATTGACATTAATTTTGGGGTTATGCATAAACATCAACCAGTATATAACACCTTCATGCGTTTGTATCTATCTTTTGATAaatcagatatatatattttttttgggggggggggggggctagactgttACCAGTCACTTGCATTAACTTTTCTTTTTGGCTGTAATTGCACAACACAGAAGAAGAAACTTTGTAGAAATGTGTACATCTATCCTGCACATTGCGAATGTTGGTCAACAAAATTGTACAGTCATATACATGCGCgggaaattcaaatttcttgaTATGCCTCTGACACCCCCGGCAAACTCATATATccctctgaccccccccccccccccccaaaaaaaaaaaatggggtcCGCGCATGATACAAGATTTATTTTGGTGTAGTTTCCTATGcattgaaaaaaagattaaatcatttatatgataaacatttataatacaCATTTTAACTTCATCGGACAATTCATGGGGGAAAATCTGATTCCAAAGGTGGGTTAATTTCCtctatgatgtacatgtataatgagtagaAAACCCTGTCGAATTCGAATGCGGAATATCGAATGCGGAATATTATTTCCTATGAAATAAAAGGAAATTCCTATAAAAGAATTTAAGTCTAACAATCAGGacataaatattgataaatatagaatataaacaatttaccaaaaaatccagatttacccgggggggggggggggtgttataaTGGTGTCAAAGATAGCTTATTTTCAACCCATtctgttttagaatttttatctaaaaattaacTTAAATAAACTCAACACATTTTTAAACCAGAGTTCAACATCTAAGAGAAATGAAAAGCCAAGAGGCCcgtgggccacatcactcacccgAATAACATTATCCTGAGTTGAACACGTATCCCCTTCCAAATTTACAAGTATTATTAGTCACTCTATCCCCACTCTAATCACTAATTCTCCTCATGTTAAATATTCAGCCATAAATCTGTGTATTGGCCTCAAATTTTTGCAACTGGCTTTTAGGATTTGAGTCGAGAGTTGAGAACCAAGTTGAGCGATTTATAAATGTTGGTAACGGATATAGATTTCATTCAATTGTTAATATAcaatactgtaaaattacactttTCAATTTCTAAGACATTGATAGTGACTTTcacaagtaatttttttttatgttctatTTCCAAAATAATACAGAAAGTTTGTATTCTTttgttaatcatttaaaaaaaatccatcaaaAGAAATGCAGAATGCAGATCGTGAGAGGGGAGTTACCACACCTATACTCTGGCTATCTCTAAATTTTGgaacacaaaatatatttttatacttttctaCCAAAGATTTATTTTGGTACATGcaatagagaaaaaataataaattattacataaaAGACAAAATCATACAAAGAAAATAGTAAATTATTCATTGCCGCATCAACAGGTCACAATACATTATAGAACCATTACAAGAGGTATACAGAACAtgtaaatagatacaaagcaagCATTATAAGTTATAGACAAGAAATATCAATGTTTTGAGCaaatcacttaaaaaaattacaatgtaaTATAAATTCATTAGAGCATTTATCATTATTAACTTTCAACTGAATGCTTTCCTCTCACTTATCTCATCattcaataaaatgatttagtATTTATAAAAGCAAtgatatatttagatttttaggcATTTGTTTTCTTGCCttgtaatttgaattttattccaAAAGACTTCATAAGCcatgttttaaaatactatTTCCAGGATCCATGCAATTTTTCTCTGTAACACTGCATTTAAAAGTAGGGAAACAGAGAAAAATTAAACAGGTTCCTGTGTTGATAAAAAATACAAGCACTatgtaaacatataaatatagcaACAATAAACGACTAGACAAACAACTAAAAAGATCTCATAGATACTGTATACATGCAGGGAAATAATcgctcgttttttttttttttaatgcaccCCTTACTGTTAGTGGGCAAACTTTAGACTGggcaaaatcaaaacaatttttggaCCACTGTGTTAATTAGCAAAGAGTATATATTTCTTACTGAGCCCAGGCGAATTCAAGAGGGTCAAAATCATTTGGAAGTGTAGGAGGGCGAAAATAATACGAGGCAAAAATAACTATATTAGATACTGGCTTAAACTAAGAAAGGAAGCTAAAGGGTGaatgcaattacatgtaatacatacgAACACCAAGAGAAAATACATTATGCATGTATAATAGCAACATCTTTCTGAGAGTAAGGGTTGTGGCCCTTGGCTAGCaagaataaaattatcataatcaattattttaattattgatcTCATTTGACCAAATTGAATATAACTAAGGTCATATACCAGAATTCATGACATGACTTTgttagatttcttttttttaaaaatgcaccatTCATTGCACAAATCACAAAACAAGAAGTTTATAACATATCCATATTATATCCAATGAAATATaatcaatatcataaaattgaaattattaacactgttatcaaaaaataaaaaactttcCCCTGacttcttattttaaaaacattgtcttatttgcaattgtacatgtaacaagatGAACATTTGACAATTAATGACACATaatgaatattaaacaaattacgTAAATTTAATACACTGTGGCAatgtatagatacatgtacattgcatgTTGACCattaaagtttgaagaaaatAACAGAGGAAGATGACAAAAGGACATTAGGTGAATTCATAGCACTGCCCACATGAtataagttttgatttttttttatggcaATCTACAGTAAAACCTCTTTTAATGGAATAATTTTGGAGTCAAGTGGAATAAAATCTTTGGTACAAGAATTCACTATTCCctttatgaaaaatgaaagtcTCCAAAGTCTCCCTGCTGAATCTGTTGAATATTCACATaaccttacatgtatattcataaaTTAGAAATTGTTCATCCAAAAATAGAGAGACTGTAGAAACATTAACGATAACTGTACAATCTAACAGTTGTAACCATATAAGTTTTGAATAAACAGCGAGTCTTCTTTCAATCCGGCACGCCTATTTGTTAAAAAGAAAGTGGCACTTCTCCCTTACTCGagcaccccctcccccctaaaATTACCTCTACTCAAAATACGGAAGATTTATAGCATGGATCAAAAAGTCTGTTAGCATTTGTTAATGAAAAATTCGACCTGGAATTTATGCATGATTACATGACACAATGACACACTTATCTAAACTGGTTCACTATAGTTTTACATCattcaacaaatattaaaaaattccaTATATACATCTAATTCCAGTGGATGTTGCACCAATAATTTGGATCACAGCTGTATATTGTGCCCGTTTAACAGACATATTCCTTGTAAATGACATTTAAAACTGACTACGGTACCTAGAACTGAATGTACACTGTGAGCTCCAGATATACAACACACCATATTCAAAATCAATACTGTCAAGCAAGTATAAGTTATCAATACAATGCCCaggatattaaatttaaaaaattcaaattttcactacacaattattcatacatgtaacaaattgGTATATCAATCCATAGGCCAGGACTTTTTCTGAGATGTATCTTTAGAAGATTATCATTAACTTGATTTGCCTAGTTGAATTTAGAACTGCATAAACATTTTATCTTTGGTAACTTATATAATACCGGTCATTTAGCAGTAAAATATGACTGAATTCTCCATATTACATGCGATCTTGTATAAATCTTAGAATAGCGATGAAATTCTTTCTTTGGTAACCTTGACCCTGGGTAAAAGGAACATAATTGCTTACTTAATTGACAGCAAAGATATGTGTAACTTATCTCATTTAATCCCTCAGCGTAGgtagattttttcttttttgaaggGAACTTTGGATgtaatttgcaaataaaatacaCCTCAAGTGAATCTAATGCTTGGATAGTAACCAACGTAACTGGAAGACTAAGTAAAAAATAACCTTGCTGTAAAAATACTGCACATGCTTGAACAATTTCCTGATGTAGATTAagacaattacatttacaataCTTTCATCAACAATATATCTACCTGTAATAGCTGCAGGTTATTTGATGGAGCACAAATTTTGTCTTATTTTAGAAGAAAAGACCAGATTGCCAAATTTAAGTTGCTGGAATTAAACTTCTGTTCACTTGTCAAAACTAATGggttaatcaaattttattttacagccCCAAAAATTACTGGCTTGATGGTAAAAGCAACTTCACCTAACAtatcataatttcaaaattcaacatgCTCAATACATGAACATTTTACTACTATAGAACACAAAAATGAGTGAGTAAATTTCTGTAATaaacatataacatatattttactaataatgataatttcaattttttcaatcaaaGTAGAAGCATGTTAACAAAATCATGGTGATTAAGAACACTGTTATTTAAAGCTTTGGATTTTTGCTAAAATTACATGAGTGTATAATAAGCCCACATTGTCTGGTAACAAATGATGCTTGAATTAGTTTCATTTGGTgataatatatttaaagcatCGTCTGTCACCATGCAGCCCTAATGTATTATTACAGCTGTTACAAgttacattatttttatattttgacaatGCATTACCCCATGTGTCTATATGAACTGGTTCCACCATTAGCCACATATATAcaattatatgcatataaatGTAGATGTATACATCATGTAcattatttagtaaaatgtaaaaatagtaAGATCATATCATTCTTTTATCATAAGGAAAATTTGTAGTTAAGGATTTGTTAAGTACATAAAATTTTGTGTAAACATTCATATCATTAAGTAACAAGCAACattcaaaaattcttttaacaaattcagCTTGCGGCAAGATTGCTTGAATTGGCATTCAGATATTTCT
This genomic interval carries:
- the LOC117682365 gene encoding uncharacterized protein; translated protein: MGVAISKKKVVNSFERLTKQTATGYGTLEGKCEMIGFKYYDMITKEQLTLYQALDDIMAYTRSHNMNPKEVQYCWLSLHLGLGLCFQLKVTDSKPIRRFLLELLQYSRGIDMGLFMRDFMYYDNLAVSNEALDKAYYVIKMAAGFVVDFTNNELGEKLFKGPAKTAYKELIQQRRAYYMDVPIGHPTLLMTSNTSSDNHIGTQCLTLACENLKPEVVLLLLQYGASPHGKPLEHVLRNLGSQQIIEEAMGQGISDNPMVMLEKCLEYLLRAVKNLHINFDGQTVADLKNKSPHIYYMRESAARYLPSDYYKSPRKLKQLCRCEIRDNLLKNDQLPSGFSKLPGLTDHLSQYLQLVC